One genomic segment of Actinomycetota bacterium includes these proteins:
- a CDS encoding DUF6351 family protein, which yields MRHWNRPVRALLVVLMVLGSTAVARASEPGEPLRIQVLSNRADLVSGGDALVEIVLPQDADPAAVTAEVDGRDVTGAFAVRPDGRYFGLVDGLALGENVLTAGLPDGRAARITITNQGIGGPIFAGPQIQPWRCIGASRDAQCNRDPVFEWRYKRTSGGSLAAYDPNNPPPDVATTTTDEGKTVPFVVRIERGVIDRDEYRIAVLYDPSKPWEPWAPQDGFNGKLVITHGASCDTHYQMASAPDVLNETALGRGFAVMSHALNNAGHNCNIVTQAESMIMTKEHLVENYGELRYTIGTGCSGGALVQYQVANAYPGLYQGILPQCSYPDAWSSAMQYEDYHLLRDYFEAPHRWEPGVAWGPAEMAAVNGHPNPSNPITFTTVIPDSGRPNRPCAGVPSEQLYHPQNNPNGVRCTFWDYMVNVFGRDPESGLAVGPWDNSGVQYGLRSLMTGRLSPAHFVDINSKIGGRDFDHNWVPERVEAPVSAVAAAYRSGAINDANNLDEVAMIDLRGPDPGAFHDVYRTYALRARLEREYGTAEHQVLWRGFVPLLGDANFVSQGILAMDRWLAAVEADGSDIPLSEKILKHRARSGGDRCTNGAGTDLPARICDVVVESYTTPRIEAGMPFTDDVMKCVKKPLRRSDYFPIQFTPEQWTRLQATFPDGVCDYSKPGVGQADSVAWQTYQDASGAVVYGGTALGPPPASEPFSR from the coding sequence ATGCGCCACTGGAACCGTCCCGTCCGTGCCCTGCTCGTCGTCCTGATGGTCCTCGGGTCCACCGCCGTGGCCCGGGCCTCCGAGCCCGGCGAGCCCCTGCGCATCCAGGTCCTGTCGAACCGGGCCGACCTCGTGTCCGGGGGCGACGCCCTCGTCGAGATCGTCCTGCCGCAGGACGCCGACCCGGCGGCCGTCACCGCCGAGGTGGACGGGCGCGACGTGACCGGCGCGTTCGCCGTCCGGCCCGACGGTCGTTACTTCGGCCTCGTCGACGGGCTGGCGCTGGGCGAGAACGTCCTGACCGCCGGGCTCCCGGACGGACGGGCGGCCCGCATCACGATCACGAACCAGGGGATCGGGGGCCCGATCTTCGCCGGCCCGCAGATCCAGCCTTGGCGCTGCATCGGAGCGTCGCGGGACGCCCAGTGCAACCGCGACCCCGTCTTCGAGTGGCGCTACAAGCGGACGAGCGGCGGCTCCCTGGCCGCCTACGACCCGAACAACCCGCCGCCCGACGTCGCGACCACGACGACCGACGAGGGGAAGACCGTCCCGTTCGTCGTCCGGATCGAGCGCGGGGTGATAGACCGCGACGAGTACAGGATCGCCGTGCTCTACGACCCCTCCAAGCCGTGGGAGCCGTGGGCTCCCCAGGACGGGTTCAACGGCAAGCTCGTCATCACCCACGGCGCGTCGTGCGACACCCACTACCAGATGGCGTCCGCCCCGGACGTGCTGAACGAGACGGCGCTCGGCCGCGGGTTCGCGGTCATGTCCCACGCGCTGAACAACGCCGGACACAACTGCAACATCGTCACCCAGGCCGAGTCGATGATCATGACGAAGGAGCACCTCGTCGAGAACTACGGCGAGCTGCGCTACACGATCGGGACCGGGTGCTCGGGCGGCGCGCTCGTCCAGTACCAGGTGGCCAACGCCTACCCGGGCCTGTACCAGGGCATCCTCCCGCAGTGCAGCTACCCGGACGCCTGGTCGTCCGCGATGCAGTACGAGGACTACCACCTGCTCCGCGACTACTTCGAGGCTCCCCACCGTTGGGAGCCGGGGGTCGCGTGGGGGCCGGCCGAGATGGCGGCCGTCAACGGCCACCCGAACCCCTCGAACCCGATCACGTTCACGACGGTGATCCCCGACTCCGGACGCCCGAACCGGCCGTGCGCGGGCGTCCCCTCCGAGCAGCTCTACCACCCGCAGAACAATCCGAACGGGGTGCGCTGCACCTTCTGGGACTACATGGTCAACGTGTTCGGACGTGACCCAGAGTCGGGCCTGGCGGTGGGCCCGTGGGACAACAGCGGCGTGCAGTACGGACTGCGCAGCCTCATGACCGGGAGGCTCTCGCCCGCTCACTTCGTGGACATCAACTCGAAGATCGGTGGACGTGACTTCGACCACAACTGGGTGCCCGAACGGGTCGAGGCCCCGGTGAGCGCGGTCGCGGCCGCCTACCGCAGCGGCGCCATCAACGACGCCAACAACCTCGACGAGGTGGCGATGATCGACCTGCGCGGGCCCGACCCCGGCGCCTTCCACGACGTCTACCGGACGTACGCGCTCCGCGCCCGACTCGAGCGCGAGTACGGCACGGCCGAGCACCAGGTGCTGTGGCGCGGCTTCGTGCCGCTGCTCGGCGACGCGAACTTCGTGAGCCAGGGCATCCTCGCGATGGACCGGTGGCTCGCCGCGGTCGAGGCCGATGGGTCGGACATCCCCCTGTCGGAGAAGATCCTGAAGCACCGCGCGCGGTCCGGTGGCGACCGGTGCACGAACGGCGCGGGGACCGACCTCCCGGCGCGCATCTGCGACGTCGTCGTGGAGAGCTACACGACCCCGCGCATCGAGGCGGGGATGCCGTTCACCGACGACGTGATGAAGTGCGTAAAGAAGCCGCTCCGCCGATCGGACTACTTCCCGATCCAGTTCACGCCCGAGCAGTGGACGCGCCTGCAGGCCACCTTCCCGGACGGGGTCTGCGACTACTCGAAGCCAGGGGTCGGACAGGCCGACTCGGTGGCCTGGCAGACGTACCAGGACGCATCGGGAGCCGTCGTCTACGGCGGGACGGCGCTCGGGCCCCCGCCCGCATCGGAGCCGTTCTCGCGCTGA
- a CDS encoding copper amine oxidase: MRRKAPWKFAVAMTLVAVVGAACGSNNAGTGAQGDSQQSSEQQPSEPDYQQTYSQVRESYHHMFETADGLAGAIAKQKNLGEVSSPAIDTRATLGRQLGEHAVLAAFAMQKGLDGAPDFEAAAEALNGNTEDLTATITSVYGEEAGNAFNKQWSDHIRMFVDFTVGTASGDQAKREGALRELGQYKQSFGRFLSEGTGLDKAAGLKADDVAALLQSHVDQLTKALDTYKAKDYTATYAQIREAYAHMFMTGDGLSAAIAKQKNLGDTTAGAADTRLTLDRLLGEHAWLAVFAMQKGATGSADFEAIGAALSQNTDDLTKVIGSVYGAEAADAFNKQWSDHIRMFVDFTVGTASDDDAKREAALNELGQYKESFGKFLSEGTGLDKDAGLKADAVSGLLQSHVDQLTKALDSYLGYQA; this comes from the coding sequence ATGAGAAGGAAAGCACCCTGGAAGTTCGCGGTCGCGATGACCCTGGTGGCAGTGGTCGGCGCGGCCTGCGGCTCCAACAACGCAGGGACCGGTGCGCAGGGAGACTCCCAACAGAGCTCCGAGCAGCAGCCGTCCGAGCCTGACTACCAGCAGACGTACAGTCAGGTCCGGGAGTCGTACCACCACATGTTCGAGACGGCGGACGGTCTCGCCGGCGCGATCGCCAAGCAGAAGAACCTCGGTGAGGTCTCCAGCCCGGCGATCGACACGCGGGCCACGCTCGGCCGTCAGCTCGGCGAGCACGCGGTCCTCGCGGCGTTCGCCATGCAGAAGGGCCTCGACGGGGCTCCCGACTTCGAGGCGGCCGCGGAGGCCCTCAACGGCAACACGGAGGACCTGACCGCGACCATCACCTCGGTGTACGGCGAGGAAGCGGGCAACGCCTTCAACAAGCAGTGGTCCGACCACATCCGCATGTTCGTGGACTTCACGGTCGGCACCGCCAGCGGTGACCAGGCTAAGCGTGAGGGCGCCCTGCGGGAGCTCGGCCAGTACAAGCAGTCCTTCGGCAGGTTCCTGTCCGAGGGCACGGGTCTGGACAAGGCCGCAGGCCTGAAGGCAGACGACGTGGCAGCGCTGCTGCAGTCGCACGTGGACCAGCTCACGAAGGCCCTGGACACCTACAAGGCCAAGGACTACACGGCGACCTACGCCCAGATCCGTGAGGCGTACGCGCACATGTTCATGACCGGCGACGGGCTCTCCGCCGCGATCGCGAAGCAGAAGAACCTCGGGGACACGACCGCCGGCGCCGCCGACACGCGTCTCACGCTGGACCGTCTGCTCGGCGAGCACGCGTGGCTGGCCGTCTTCGCGATGCAGAAGGGAGCCACCGGCAGCGCTGACTTCGAGGCCATCGGGGCTGCCCTGTCCCAGAACACCGACGACCTGACCAAGGTCATCGGCAGCGTCTACGGGGCGGAAGCCGCCGATGCGTTCAACAAGCAGTGGAGCGACCACATCCGGATGTTCGTGGACTTCACCGTCGGCACCGCGAGCGACGACGACGCCAAGCGCGAAGCGGCGCTCAACGAGCTCGGCCAGTACAAGGAGTCGTTCGGCAAGTTCCTCTCAGAGGGAACGGGCCTGGACAAGGACGCCGGCCTGAAGGCCGACGCAGTGTCCGGACTCCTGCAGTCGCACGTCGACCAGCTCACGAAGGCCCTGGACAGCTACCTCGGCTACCAGGCCTGA
- a CDS encoding plastocyanin/azurin family copper-binding protein codes for MQVVRTQEAPTKHRSGRLRLVAALAAVAIGTVACGSGSTGPTRETSAPAAGSETSAPAGASDPAMSVRVVEFKYDPAEIEVAAGDTVQWTNEDTVLHTVTSGSFEGRQNQADGLFDLELEKKGSTVTHRFTEPGTFTYFCTRHNVMNGTVRVTA; via the coding sequence ATGCAGGTCGTGAGAACACAGGAAGCACCAACCAAGCACCGCTCGGGCCGGCTCCGTCTGGTCGCGGCCTTGGCGGCCGTCGCCATCGGGACCGTCGCCTGCGGGAGCGGCTCCACCGGCCCAACGCGCGAGACGTCCGCGCCTGCGGCCGGGTCGGAGACGTCCGCGCCCGCGGGCGCGTCGGATCCGGCGATGTCCGTACGGGTCGTCGAGTTCAAGTACGACCCCGCGGAGATCGAGGTCGCCGCCGGGGACACGGTCCAGTGGACGAACGAGGACACGGTCCTGCACACGGTGACCTCCGGGAGCTTCGAGGGACGGCAGAACCAAGCAGACGGTCTGTTCGACCTCGAGCTCGAGAAGAAGGGCTCGACCGTGACGCATCGGTTCACGGAGCCCGGCACGTTCACGTACTTCTGCACCAGGCACAACGTCATGAACGGCACTGTCCGCGTGACGGCATGA
- a CDS encoding anti-sigma factor — translation MRTHDEVRTLLGAYALNAVSPAERVKVARHLEECEDCAHEAEVLEDTAAELAVLPDTPSFPEDLMDRIMDSVPRSRIVAAPLVRTLAAVAAVALLAVGIMGVAFMRERSRDAEFAALVARAQQQVTFESSGEFPARGRLYIADDRVALALDEVPDPGADRAYQLWTLTDGTPVPMETFRPRGGRVAVVMDMPRRGDAFAVTVEPARGSRQPTTDPILVAT, via the coding sequence ATGAGGACTCACGACGAGGTCCGAACGCTGCTGGGCGCCTACGCGCTAAACGCCGTCTCCCCCGCCGAGCGCGTCAAGGTCGCCCGCCACCTCGAGGAGTGCGAGGACTGCGCGCACGAGGCGGAGGTGCTGGAAGACACGGCGGCCGAGCTCGCCGTGCTCCCGGACACCCCGTCGTTCCCCGAGGACCTGATGGACCGGATCATGGACTCGGTCCCCCGGTCGCGGATCGTGGCCGCCCCACTCGTCCGGACCCTCGCCGCCGTGGCGGCGGTCGCCCTCCTGGCCGTCGGGATCATGGGTGTCGCGTTCATGCGGGAGCGGTCCCGGGACGCCGAGTTCGCCGCGCTGGTCGCCCGCGCCCAGCAGCAGGTCACCTTCGAGAGCTCCGGGGAGTTCCCCGCCCGGGGTCGGCTCTACATCGCCGACGACCGGGTCGCCCTCGCCCTCGACGAGGTCCCCGACCCGGGGGCGGACCGCGCCTATCAGCTGTGGACCCTCACCGACGGGACGCCCGTCCCGATGGAGACCTTCCGTCCGCGCGGGGGCCGGGTCGCTGTCGTGATGGACATGCCCCGGCGCGGGGACGCTTTCGCCGTGACGGTCGAGCCCGCTCGCGGCTCCCGTCAGCCGACGACCGACCCCATCCTCGTCGCGACCTAG